The sequence below is a genomic window from Acropora palmata chromosome 5, jaAcrPala1.3, whole genome shotgun sequence.
aaaacttgatgaaatcggaagccgctcggctgtttgtttaccaagttaacgtgagcttgttttgaagtgccgTATTTctcacttcgaacttcattgttCTCCACTGCACTGATCTTCCATCACAGAGAATATTGatttcaaagcagaattcactttgagtagttcgtgtgtcaaagtaggctttacggacattacgataagcattcttgaaaaatcccggTCGCTTCGTTTCTTCCAGGCTTCGCTTCAGCTGTCAGGGAACTAGAGCATGCGAAGGCCGCAAAGGCCTCACgggtactattgcgcaatttgtccattttctagcggaggagaaataatacaaaaaactagaccctgtccccagggtgaactcgtgcccggaggggggggggagcttttgctgctgtggtaagcttgatagtagttatcaagtttcaaagattgctgaaatcctctaggtaaatcagcagggtgcacttTAAAAGCAACTGTTTAGGTAGACTCGGATACTTGCAACTGGAGTACTACTCCAGGAACAAGGACAGGaaacagttgctatatatcctagttaaacttgttgttttcattgttcgaggggatgtcacttggagggcaataattatataatttgtaaagcaaaaaaaatttctttgaataaCTTGTtgctaaattgttcatcctttgatatataacaaaacacttacTGACTGCTCTCTTGggaaatcagttagttttggctccagaaaacgttggtaaaattcaaaggactggaaataatgttatttacaaatagagcttataccaaacatcaagatattcatgatcaagaatcttttaggaagtcgGGATTCCTTTATTCCGCACTCCAGAGTCCAATCCAAAATTGTGTGGCCACGGCCTCCGATATTGAAGtctctagtttattaaatcgaaatcctttaaaacacagcaaaaaatcaaagattttctttgcaatatgtttgaatttattaatctactatggtcactgatatttataaaatcgaataaaggtattcttgaagttcaacaagaccgataaaattgaacaattcgaagagagatcggcaagtcacgcacatgcgaatataatctttgggtaaattattcacattttgcagcctgtataaacttctttttacctcttgattattcgtagtggtctctagagccaatACCCAGTTTGAGGAAGTGCAGAATTGGCTtgaaacaactctaaaacagcgtAAGACTTGATGAAGtcagaagtcgctcggctgtttgtttacaaattgaacgtgagcttgttttgatgtccTGTCTTCCTCACTTCGAACTTTATTctcctccactacactgatcttcgatctttgcaataggtttgaatttattaatctgcTATGCttattgatatttttaaaatcgaatggatgtattcttgaagttaaatAAGACCGATAACGTTGAACaactcggcgagagatcggcaagtcaagcacatgcgaatataatctttgggtaaattattcacattttgcagcctgtataaacttctttttacctcttgattattcgtagtggtctctggagccgataaaaattttgaagttgtccagaattggcttcaaacaactctaaaacagcatttaaacttgaaatcagaagtcgctACACTGCACTAATCTTCGATCACAGAGAATGTTGGTTTCAAGgcagaattcactttgagtagttcgtctatcaaagtaggctttacggacattacgataagcattcttgaaaaatcccggTCGCTTCGTTTCTTCGAGGCTTCGCTTCAGCTTTCAGGAAAATAGAGCATGCGAAGGCCGCAAAGGCCTCACgggtactattgcgcaatttgtccactttctagcggaggaaaaataatactaaaaaaaaaaaaccctacgcagATTATGACCCGTGCCCAcggcctatggcctgggcacGACTAATTAAGTACTGCTCACATTGGAAAGAAATACCCTTTGATAAAATTCCTTACAAAGTTTACTAAGGACTGTTGTTCTATGTGTTGGTTGTATCACATTTTCCAAGTAACTCTTGAAGTTCATTCTCTTACTCTTACGTTGCTTTGGGAGTACTGTGTCagttcatgaaaaaaaaaaaaaaaactcttacCGCATGATAAAAATGTGCCCGCGTCGTCCTAGGATACTGGTGAAGGATGCAAATAAATTGAAAGTATATTTAACAGTGgtatcataattttttttttcgcttttgtcttttttagcGGATTGTGGACTGAAAGGATGTCAGAACAAAGAATTCACACGGGACGGAagccttttaaatgcaaacagTGTGAGAAATGTTTTAACGGAGCAGGAGAATTAAGAAGACACGAAAGAATTCACACTGGAGAGAAGCCTTTTAAATGCAAGCAATGCAacaaatgtttcaatcaaCGAGGAAATTTAAAAGGCCATGAAAGAATTCACGCTGGAGAGAagccttttaaatgcaaacagTGTGAGAAATGTTTTAGGACAGCAGGAGAATTAAGAGGACATGAAAGAattaaggaatggacaatacctagcgagcgtccatccccttcgggatgcacgcggatagttgggagagcacgaaggtagcgtaagagatgctcgaggcgcagccgagagcatctctagctacctaagtgctctcccaactatccaagtgcatcccgaattggatggacgctcgctaggcattgtccatttcttttataacatagcaggacatttttcacgcagaaaagtcactttttctgcactgatcaaattgcaagttctcttaaccgtgcggtttgactaaaaatagaacgacttgttttcaaaaacaccagactttttaaaggctgcatcattttgaatgaataaactttaaataaactttttccttgacatctgagccaaatatttaagctggACGACTGATGTGAAACActtgctggcaaggaatttcaccgacaatgacgtcagcctgaaccatctctatgaaccatccatttctttttcataaaaaattagccaatcagagcgcgccctagcatatagctatgttataattcacactggagagaagccttttaaatgcaaacaatgcaacaaatgtttcaatcaaCGAGGAAATTTAAAAGGCCATGAAAGAATTCACACTGGAGAGAagccttttaaatgcaaacaatgtgaTAAATGTTTTAATCAACGACGAAATTTAAAAGGCCATGACAGAATTCACACTGGAGAGAagccttttaaatgcaaacattGTGACAAATGTTTTAGGGAAGGAGGACATTTAAAATGTCATGAAAGAGTTCACACTGGAGAGAAGCCTttcaaatgtaaacaatgtgAGAAATGTTTTAAACACCGAGGAACTTTAACGAGCCATGAAAGAATTCACACTGAAGAGAAGTCCTATAAATGCAACCATTGTAACAAGTGCTTTAGCAGTGCTCAAAGTTTAAGGAAGCATGATGGAGTCCATTGTAGTGAGAAGTCTAGAGCAAAAGAGCCACGTACAAAATCTCGTGGTACAAAGGAAAGTGCCAggaaagatgatgatgatacaTGTGACTTAGGGATACATCGTCCTTGTCACGGTACCATCCAAGAAGAATGTTTAAACCAGAAAGAAGAATACATTTGTTGGATTTGTCAAGAGAAGTTAAACAGTGAAAAACTTCTTTCCAAGCATTACCAAGATCATATTGCACTGTTGCCGTAGCCGTGATcttaattattgttgtgttGTGTGTTGTGttagtgaattttttttggttgattAATAAAGGAGTTTATTCGTTTCGTTTTGACTTAGTGGCAATATTAGCACCTACAATGTCCACGAATGCAGTTACTTAGCTGCATGCACTTGatgtttggttttgttttgtttgcgtatacaggcatcaagagtttcagtttcctcTGTTGGATGCTGCGCGttgtgggacagaaagtgagtACCAAGTCTCTAATGGCAGCCTTATCGAATTGTTTTCTCTCCTCATCTTGTGTCCTTTTACGCGAATATTGGAACTTAGGACCAAATAATGTCAGTGTTCACATAAATTAAGGAGACAAAGATATGGCTGCCATTCAAAACTTTGGGTGCCCACTTTCTGCCCCAAGATGCGCTGCGTACCACAtaggaaactgaaactcttgatgcctggATTGAGAGAATGACTTCCGTCATTATCTTTAAGTTGGAAAATACACGTTGAAAGATGCGAATTGAAGATGACTGGCGTGTTGTTGTCTGTAAGACAACAGTGCAGTTGTGTTCTATTTACTGGAGAAGCTATGCGTCCTT
It includes:
- the LOC141881501 gene encoding uncharacterized protein LOC141881501; translated protein: MSGLWTERMSEQRIHTGRKPFKCKQCEKCFNGAGELRRHERIHTGEKPFKCKQCNKCFNQRGNLKGHERIHAGEKPFKCKHQSERALAYSYVIIHTGEKPFKCKQCNKCFNQRGNLKGHERIHTGEKPFKCKQCDKCFNQRRNLKGHDRIHTGEKPFKCKHCDKCFREGGHLKCHERVHTGEKPFKCKQCEKCFKHRGTLTSHERIHTEEKSYKCNHCNKCFSSAQSLRKHDGVHCSEKSRAKEPRTKSRGTKESARKDDDDTCDLGIHRPCHGTIQEECLNQKEEYICWICQEKLNSIKSFSFLCWMLRVVGQKTERMPKERIHTGKKPFRCKQCGKCFRGAGVLRRHERIHIGERPFKCKQCNKYFNQRVSLKRHERIHTGGKALKCKKCDKCVKERGNLKNHERIHTGEKPFKCNQCDKCFNRRGNLKKHERIHTGEKPFKCKQCDKCFNQRENLKNHEIIHTGEKPFKCQHCDKYFKLGGHLKNHEIIHTGEKPFKCKQCDKCFNQRGNLKNHERIHTGEKPFKCKQCDKCFNRRGILKIHERIHTGEKPFKCKQCDQCFRQQGNLKRHFRIHQKGEYICWICQEKLNSENLLSKHYQDHIALLP